A genomic window from Vigna radiata var. radiata cultivar VC1973A chromosome 2, Vradiata_ver6, whole genome shotgun sequence includes:
- the LOC106752804 gene encoding G-type lectin S-receptor-like serine/threonine-protein kinase At4g27290 isoform X1, giving the protein MLSILLFLFLYISKTSYCSLDSLAVSESIQDVKNETLVSAGGITELGFFSPRNSARRYLGIWYTNVSPFTVVWVANRNTPLENNSGVLKLNQKGVLELLNGTNNIIWSSPNRSSNTVNDPITRLLDSGNFVVINGGETKEDSILWQSFDYPGDTQMPEMKLGWNLETGVERYIASWKSDEDPAEGEYVIKVDLRGYPQIIKFKGTDIKARAGPWNGLSLVGNPIPARGTSAKFVFNEKEVYYWYSLNDELDFFVFTLTPSGTGQSWFWTTETRTRQVISSGEEDQCENYAFCGANSVCIYDGNYPICECLRGYVPKSPDEWNISIWHNGCVPRNKSNCTNIYTDGFLKYTHMKLPDTSSSWFDATMNLDECMKLCIRNCSCTACANLDVRDEGSGCLLWFNDLVDMRNFSQWGQDFYIRVPASELDHAGHGKITIKIAAITVGVIIFGLVTCACIIIRKNPGIARKLYSKHKQKKEDLEFPTFDFLVIANATENFSTKNKLGEGGFGPVYKGILLDGQELAVKRLSENSGQGLEEFKNEVALIAKLQHRNLVKLLGCCIEGEEKMLIYEYMPNKSLDFFVFDESKRKLLDWRMRFNIISGIARGLVYLHQDSRLRIIHRDLKTSNILLDTNLDPKIADFGLARSFLGDQVEGKTHRVAGTYGYMPPEYAARGHFSVKSDVFSYGVIVLEIVSGKKNRDFSDPENNNNLLGHAWRLWTEERALELLDELIGEQCLESEVTRCIQVGLLCVQQRPNDRPDMSSVVLMLNGEKSLPKPKVPGFYTESDVTTETNSSSENHTLCSINELSITMIDAR; this is encoded by the exons ATGTTAtctattttgttgttcttgttcttgtaCATATCTAAGACTTCTTATTGTTCCTTAGACAGTTTAGCAGTGAGTGAATCCATCCAAGATGTTAAGAACGAGACTTTGGTATCAGCAGGTGGAATTACTGAACTGGGTTTCTTCAGTCCACGAAATTCAGCAAGAAGATATTTGGGAATATGGTATACAAATGTATCCCCTTTCACTGTGGTATGGGTGGCAAACCGAAATACACCTCTTGAGAATAATTCAGGAGTTCTCAAACTCAACCAAAAAGGGGTTCTTGAGCTGCTCAATGGCACAAACAACATCATTTGGTCATCACCCAACAGATCAAGCAATACAGTGAATGATCCAATTACTCGTCTTTTGGATTCTGGAAATTTTGTTGTGATAAATGGAGGGGAAACAAAAGAGGATAGCATCTTGTGGCAGAGTTTTGATTATCCGGGTGATACACAGATGCCAGAAATGAAGCTTGGATGGAACCTAGAGACTGGTGTGGAAAGATATATAGCATCTTGGAAAAGTGATGAGGATCCTGCAGAGGGAGAATATGTTATAAAAGTGGATCTTAGAGGATATCCTCAAATAATAAAGTTCAAGGGAACTGATATAAAAGCAAGAGCAGGGCCATGGAATGGCTTGTCTCTGGTTGGAAATCCTATTCCAGCTCGTGGTACGTCTGCAAAATTTGTGTTCAATGAGAAAGAGGTGTATTATTGGTACAGTCTTAATGACGAATTGGACTTCTTTGTGTTCACACTGACCCCTTCAGGCACAGGACAAAGTTGGTTTTGGACAACTGAAACAAGAACGAGGCAAGTGATCTCAAGTGGGGAGGAAGATCAATGCGAGAATTATGCCTTTTGTGGTGCAAATTCTGTATGCATTTATGATGGTAACTATCCAATTTGTGAATGCCTTAGAGGGTATGTTCCTAAGTCTCCTGATGAGTGGAATATATCAATTTGGCACAATGGCTGTGTGCCAAGGAATAAATCTAACTGCACGAACATATACACAGATGGCTTCCTGAAATACACGCACATGAAATTGCCAGACACTTCTTCCTCATGGTTTGATGCAACCATGAACCTTGATGAATGTATGAAGTTGTGCATTAGAAACTGTTCTTGTACAGCATGTGCAAATTTAGATGTTCGTGACGAAGGAAGTGGTTGTCTGCTTTGGTTTAATGATCTGGTTGACATGAGGAATTTCTCTCAATGGGGACAAGACTTTTACATCAGAGTCCCTGCTTCCGAATTAG ATCATGCTGGCCATGGAAAAATCACCATAAAGATAGCAGCAATTACTGTTGGTGTGATTATTTTCGGATTAGTCACATGTGCATgcataattataagaaaaaatccAG GGATAGCTAGAAAACTTTACAGCAAGCATAAGCAGAAAAAGGAAGACCTTGAATTTCCAACTTTCGATTTTCTGGTCATTGCTAATGCTACCGAAAActtttcaaccaaaaacaaGCTTGGTGAAGGTGGTTTTGGACCAGTATACAAG GGCATACTGTTAGATGGACAAGAGTTAGCAGTGAAAAGACTCTCAGAGAATTCCGGACAAGGGTTAGAAGAGTTCAAAAATGAAGTTGCTTTGATTGCAAAACTTCAGCACCGTAATCTTGTAAAGCTCCTGGGTTGTTGCattgaaggagaagaaaaaatgcTAATTTATGAATACATGCCAAACAAAAGCTTGGACTTCTTTGTTTTTG ATGAAAGCAAGAGGAAGTTGCTAGATTGGCGCATGAGATTCAACATTATCAGTGGAATTGCTCGAGGACTTGTCTATTTGCATCAAGATTCTAGACTAAGGATTATTCACAGAGATCTTAAAACTAGCAATATTTTATTAGACACAAATTTGGATCCCAAAATAGCAGACTTTGGCTTGGCTCGATCATTTTTGGGAGATCAAGTTGAGGGAAAGACACATAGGGTGGCTGGAACATA TGGATACATGCCTCCTGAGTATGCTGCACGTGGACATTTTTCAGTGAAATCAGATGTGTTTAGTTATGGTGTGATAGTACTAGAGATTGTAAGTGGGAAGAAAAACAGGGATTTTTCAGACCCAGAAAACAACAATAATCTTCTTGGCCAT GCATGGAGATTATGGACTGAAGAGAGAGCACTCGAACTGCTTGATGAATTGATAGGAGAACAATGCCTAGAGTCTGAAGTCACTCGATGCATACAGGTCGGACTATTGTGTGTGCAACAAAGACCAAACGATAGACCAGACATGTCATCGGTGGTTCTAATGTTGAATGGTGAAAAATCATTACCAAAGCCAAAGGTTCCTGGCTTTTACACTGAATCAGATGTTACAACCGAAACAAATTCTTCATCAGAAAATCACACACTATGCTCAATTAATGAGCTTTCCATCACAATGATAGATGCAAGATAG
- the LOC106752804 gene encoding G-type lectin S-receptor-like serine/threonine-protein kinase SD1-1 isoform X2 — protein MLSILLFLFLYISKTSYCSLDSLAVSESIQDVKNETLVSAGGITELGFFSPRNSARRYLGIWYTNVSPFTVVWVANRNTPLENNSGVLKLNQKGVLELLNGTNNIIWSSPNRSSNTVNDPITRLLDSGNFVVINGGETKEDSILWQSFDYPGDTQMPEMKLGWNLETGVERYIASWKSDEDPAEGEYVIKVDLRGYPQIIKFKGTDIKARAGPWNGLSLVGNPIPARGTGQSWFWTTETRTRQVISSGEEDQCENYAFCGANSVCIYDGNYPICECLRGYVPKSPDEWNISIWHNGCVPRNKSNCTNIYTDGFLKYTHMKLPDTSSSWFDATMNLDECMKLCIRNCSCTACANLDVRDEGSGCLLWFNDLVDMRNFSQWGQDFYIRVPASELDHAGHGKITIKIAAITVGVIIFGLVTCACIIIRKNPGIARKLYSKHKQKKEDLEFPTFDFLVIANATENFSTKNKLGEGGFGPVYKGILLDGQELAVKRLSENSGQGLEEFKNEVALIAKLQHRNLVKLLGCCIEGEEKMLIYEYMPNKSLDFFVFDESKRKLLDWRMRFNIISGIARGLVYLHQDSRLRIIHRDLKTSNILLDTNLDPKIADFGLARSFLGDQVEGKTHRVAGTYGYMPPEYAARGHFSVKSDVFSYGVIVLEIVSGKKNRDFSDPENNNNLLGHAWRLWTEERALELLDELIGEQCLESEVTRCIQVGLLCVQQRPNDRPDMSSVVLMLNGEKSLPKPKVPGFYTESDVTTETNSSSENHTLCSINELSITMIDAR, from the exons ATGTTAtctattttgttgttcttgttcttgtaCATATCTAAGACTTCTTATTGTTCCTTAGACAGTTTAGCAGTGAGTGAATCCATCCAAGATGTTAAGAACGAGACTTTGGTATCAGCAGGTGGAATTACTGAACTGGGTTTCTTCAGTCCACGAAATTCAGCAAGAAGATATTTGGGAATATGGTATACAAATGTATCCCCTTTCACTGTGGTATGGGTGGCAAACCGAAATACACCTCTTGAGAATAATTCAGGAGTTCTCAAACTCAACCAAAAAGGGGTTCTTGAGCTGCTCAATGGCACAAACAACATCATTTGGTCATCACCCAACAGATCAAGCAATACAGTGAATGATCCAATTACTCGTCTTTTGGATTCTGGAAATTTTGTTGTGATAAATGGAGGGGAAACAAAAGAGGATAGCATCTTGTGGCAGAGTTTTGATTATCCGGGTGATACACAGATGCCAGAAATGAAGCTTGGATGGAACCTAGAGACTGGTGTGGAAAGATATATAGCATCTTGGAAAAGTGATGAGGATCCTGCAGAGGGAGAATATGTTATAAAAGTGGATCTTAGAGGATATCCTCAAATAATAAAGTTCAAGGGAACTGATATAAAAGCAAGAGCAGGGCCATGGAATGGCTTGTCTCTGGTTGGAAATCCTATTCCAGCTCGTG GCACAGGACAAAGTTGGTTTTGGACAACTGAAACAAGAACGAGGCAAGTGATCTCAAGTGGGGAGGAAGATCAATGCGAGAATTATGCCTTTTGTGGTGCAAATTCTGTATGCATTTATGATGGTAACTATCCAATTTGTGAATGCCTTAGAGGGTATGTTCCTAAGTCTCCTGATGAGTGGAATATATCAATTTGGCACAATGGCTGTGTGCCAAGGAATAAATCTAACTGCACGAACATATACACAGATGGCTTCCTGAAATACACGCACATGAAATTGCCAGACACTTCTTCCTCATGGTTTGATGCAACCATGAACCTTGATGAATGTATGAAGTTGTGCATTAGAAACTGTTCTTGTACAGCATGTGCAAATTTAGATGTTCGTGACGAAGGAAGTGGTTGTCTGCTTTGGTTTAATGATCTGGTTGACATGAGGAATTTCTCTCAATGGGGACAAGACTTTTACATCAGAGTCCCTGCTTCCGAATTAG ATCATGCTGGCCATGGAAAAATCACCATAAAGATAGCAGCAATTACTGTTGGTGTGATTATTTTCGGATTAGTCACATGTGCATgcataattataagaaaaaatccAG GGATAGCTAGAAAACTTTACAGCAAGCATAAGCAGAAAAAGGAAGACCTTGAATTTCCAACTTTCGATTTTCTGGTCATTGCTAATGCTACCGAAAActtttcaaccaaaaacaaGCTTGGTGAAGGTGGTTTTGGACCAGTATACAAG GGCATACTGTTAGATGGACAAGAGTTAGCAGTGAAAAGACTCTCAGAGAATTCCGGACAAGGGTTAGAAGAGTTCAAAAATGAAGTTGCTTTGATTGCAAAACTTCAGCACCGTAATCTTGTAAAGCTCCTGGGTTGTTGCattgaaggagaagaaaaaatgcTAATTTATGAATACATGCCAAACAAAAGCTTGGACTTCTTTGTTTTTG ATGAAAGCAAGAGGAAGTTGCTAGATTGGCGCATGAGATTCAACATTATCAGTGGAATTGCTCGAGGACTTGTCTATTTGCATCAAGATTCTAGACTAAGGATTATTCACAGAGATCTTAAAACTAGCAATATTTTATTAGACACAAATTTGGATCCCAAAATAGCAGACTTTGGCTTGGCTCGATCATTTTTGGGAGATCAAGTTGAGGGAAAGACACATAGGGTGGCTGGAACATA TGGATACATGCCTCCTGAGTATGCTGCACGTGGACATTTTTCAGTGAAATCAGATGTGTTTAGTTATGGTGTGATAGTACTAGAGATTGTAAGTGGGAAGAAAAACAGGGATTTTTCAGACCCAGAAAACAACAATAATCTTCTTGGCCAT GCATGGAGATTATGGACTGAAGAGAGAGCACTCGAACTGCTTGATGAATTGATAGGAGAACAATGCCTAGAGTCTGAAGTCACTCGATGCATACAGGTCGGACTATTGTGTGTGCAACAAAGACCAAACGATAGACCAGACATGTCATCGGTGGTTCTAATGTTGAATGGTGAAAAATCATTACCAAAGCCAAAGGTTCCTGGCTTTTACACTGAATCAGATGTTACAACCGAAACAAATTCTTCATCAGAAAATCACACACTATGCTCAATTAATGAGCTTTCCATCACAATGATAGATGCAAGATAG